The Anaeromusa acidaminophila DSM 3853 genome includes the window AGTTATGTTGGATGGCAAAAAAGGCGTTGCTGAAGGCATTGTATATGATGCATTCGAAGTAATGCGCGCCAAAACTGGCAAAGATCCGATGGAAGTATTCGAAGCGGCTCTGAAAAATGCCATGCCGGTCCTGGAAGTACGCGCTCGTCGTGTTGGCGGTGCGAACTACCAAGTTCCTGTGGAAGTGCGTCCTGATCGTCGCCTGTCCCTGGGAATTCGCTGGTTGGTAAACTACGCGCGTCTGCGCGGCGAAAAAACCATGATGGAGCGTTTGGCTGCCGAGCTGATGGATGCAGCGAACAGCACTGGCGCTACGATCAAGAAAAAAGAAGATACGCATAAAATGGCGGAAGCCAATAAAGCGTTTGCACATTATCGCTGGTAAAACAGGGTTGTGTTCAAGATAAGGAGTGAAAACAGTGGCCCGTAAGTTTCCTCTTGAGAAAACACGGAACATCGGCATCATGGCACATATCGACGCCGGCAAAACCACTACTACTGAACGCATCCTTTTCTATACCGGTCGGGTACACAAAATCGGCGAAGTGCATGATGGCGCTGCGACCATGGACTGGATGGTACAGGAGCAAGAGCGTGGGATTACCATTACCTCGGCTGCTACTACCTGCCAGTGGAATGATCATCGCATCAACATCATTGACACACCTGGTCACGTGGACTTCACGGTAGAAGTGGAGCGTTCCTTGCGCGTATTGGACGGCTCGGTAGCTGTTTTTTGCGCAAAGGGTGGCGTTGAGCCGCAGTCGGAAACGGTGTGGCGGCAAGCTGACAAATACAGCGTGCCTCGTATGGCCTATGTTAACAAAATGGATATCCTCGGCGCGGACTTCTTCCGTGTTGTGGATATGATGAAAAGCCGCCTCGGCGCCCACCCGGTGCCGTTGCAACTGCCGATCGGTTATGAAGACACCTTTAAGGGCTTCGTAGACCTCATCGACATGAAGGCCGTCATTTATACGGACGACCTCGGCAAAACCAGCGAAGCGACTGAGATTCCCGAAGACATGCAGGAGCAGGCGGAAGAATACCGCCAGGCGCTTCTGGATGCAGTGGCTGAAAGCGATGACGAGCTGATGATGAAGTACTTGGAAGGCGAAGAGCTGACTAAGGAAGAAATCAAAGCCGGCGTTCGTAAAGCGACCATTGCTTGCAAAATGACTCCGGTTTTCTGCGGTTCTTCTTACAAGAACAAAGGCGTGCAGCCTCTCTTGGACGGCGTTGTGGATTACATGCCTTCGCCGCTGGATATTCCGGCGATCAAAGGCGTTGACCCCGACACTGGCGAAGAAGATGAGCGTGCTGCCAGCGATGAACTGCCTTTCTCCGCATTGGCGTTCAAAATCATGGCAGATCCCTTCGTGGGTCGTCTTT containing:
- the rpsG gene encoding 30S ribosomal protein S7; its protein translation is MPRKGPVPKRDVLADPVYNSKLVTRFINKVMLDGKKGVAEGIVYDAFEVMRAKTGKDPMEVFEAALKNAMPVLEVRARRVGGANYQVPVEVRPDRRLSLGIRWLVNYARLRGEKTMMERLAAELMDAANSTGATIKKKEDTHKMAEANKAFAHYRW